The Puntigrus tetrazona isolate hp1 chromosome 3, ASM1883169v1, whole genome shotgun sequence nucleotide sequence AGATACATGACCAGAGAGTGTTTTCCTTTAGACGGTactttttctttccttatttctgattctgattgaacacaagtgaaataaatgtgaatggCAGCAAATTATATAATTGTGTATTGTTAGGACAGCATAATAAATGGGCACAGATGTGTATACATTATACATTcagtgaaaaactgaaaaatgttgcTGGAGATGGGCTTAGTGAGAATGCAAAATCATTCTGGAGGCGCTGAGTGTGAAAACTAGtgtaaaaactaaactaaactaaaatcatCTCTGCTCGTGAGCGCTACTTTATCAGATAAAAATCTTCGAAACTTTTCTGAAGATAGTTGGTTCCGTTTCCATTCATATCAACACCTGGGCTGCATTTTGGAACCATAGACAAtgtatatcaaaataattataccaccgttattaaaaataattataaatataattattgtcCAGCCCTAGTTGATcatttagtatattatatatatatatatatatatatatatatatatatatatatacatacacatatttttagGCCATATCGCCCCATCTCTATTCCACAAGGTTCTTCTCCTTCTGCTGAATGATAAAGTGGTGATCAGATATGGAAGTCAAAGTCATCTTGTGTGCTGTttgaacacagacacacacacaagctcctGTTGAAATGCATGCTTTCAGTGAAACCAGCTTTTCTACCTGTCTCAGCCTCAGGCATGTTCGATTCATTTCTCATGTGCTCACAGTCTTTGAAATTATCCTCAAAATCAGACTCACAGTGTTCTGTCTCACCAGTGTAGCTGGGCACATCGCAATTCACAGCATCTAAATatgccataaaaaaacaacaacaatgaaacaCAAAGACATCATGCTTTGAAAGCAAAGACCTCCTACTATGAAAAAATCTAACGTTGCTACATTCTCCAGTTGAAAACGCTTTTTGTTTCCTCTGTCCATTGATAATAGGATGTTTCAATCAAATGAAACATGCCTGCACATGTCCCTGTCCACTTGCTCCCTCTCATGTGTCCTTAAGTCCTACTGGATCTTTCCCTTCTGACTCTTCTTAAAAACTAGCCTCTTTGAGCTGTCTTTGCTCAGCGTGGAAGTCTTGGCCTGCGGCCCAAGCTGGAACCTGAGATGATAATTACACCGTACTGCCCTTGTCAGGCCTCGTAGCCGAGCCATCTGCCCATACAATTACCCAGAACGAAGGAGGAGGGATGCTAGAGGAAGGAAGTGTGATGCTCCTTTGGCTTGATGTGGTGCCCTGCTTAAGAGCAAAGCTTTTGCAGAATAGCAGCAGGAAATCAGCCCCAGTGGTTCGTTTTAAGTGCGAGCCATTTTCCCTCTTGTTACGTTCTCTTGTAGACGATTAATAATGGAGGACTGAAGACGTCTATGGGCTCAGAAGCAACTGACATTCTCCTGTCAGGAGATCTTAAACTGCCTCTGTAGCTCAGCGTGAGAGGAGACCCTGTTCTGTTTCAGAGTCATCAAAGCTTTACGAAGTATCCTAAAAAAGACTGCTGTCCCATCTTTCCCCTTCCTTTGCTCCGTTTAAAGTCTCTGCTGTAGGGAACGATTTATCAAAATACTAAAAGACTTGAATTCTGATAACAAAATAagtttaacatttgaaaattaagaaattaggATTTTACTATTGTAATTTACGGTTGTATTGTAacagaaaaactatttattgttGTCATGGCAGTGTAGTgtgttgtaattattttatttcatgctgaaATGCTGCACAATTTAAACAAGTTTGATGATATTACTGGTATTAAACCGCAACAACGGTTACACCACTTGGCCACCTCTTAGTAGGTCAGTTAGTAAGTCACTAACAATATTCTAACCACATCGAttttcagtcattatttttatgataaaaactGTGATTAATCTTCTTCCCTAATTCATGTAGTGGTCCACTCTTTTATGACTTTGCAGGAAGTAAACGGATCAAAGTAGATGAGACGACAGAAggttgcaacttttttttttttttttaatcagagagGAACAAAGTTAATTTCCTTTTTAGAACTGATGTACCAGAGGAAGCAATGGCCAAAACCGCTCTTATTATGATGAATAAACTCTCTCGAATACTTCAGGTTGGGGACAAGTCCATGTTCATGTTGTCAGCATTACAGATAATCAGATTTTTCAAGTGTGCAAAAAGATGATCCACTGAGACAAGCCCTTTTGGCATGGTGAATATTACAGGCACTGGCCTGTATGAAAAGAGACGCAGTGAGCCTTTGTTAGAGACAGAGCTGtctattaaaatgcaaagtagGCTTGAATGCTGACCTGCTGCGAAGCAACTGAAATTGCAGATAATGCCATTCAGCTGATGGAGCCCgtactgttctttttttttcagttttatgaaTGATAAATGTAGATAAGCAGTCAAGGTAATCGCCTTATGGGAAGCGTCCTGGTCACATTTCAGCTATGATAGCATTAGGTAACAGCAGATTGGTTGCAGCTGTCAAGCTTTCCACCGAATGTGCACAGTCACTATCAAGATAGTCATTTCAGCTTTAGTGTCTGCTAATGAAAGGAAGAATTGGCTGAGAATTAAATTAGGTGGTTCACCAAATGCTATCATGCTGACGGCCGAAGCTTTTCGAGTTCCCGATCCTGTCTAGagtattttcttttcagtaGGCAAGCTTTTGTGATATCTGATGGCAGACAGACATGTAGGTGTCTTATCTAAGTGTTCTCTGTCTCTGATTCTGCAGGAATAGACTACAAGACCACCACAATCCTGTTGGATGGGCGGAGAGTGAAGCTTGAGCTTTGGTAAGTGCATCACAACCCCTGTTCCGTAGTTCCCCTCGATGCAGAACAGTGCCGTAATGAGCGTGACTGGTGTAAACAATGGTAAAAGCAAATGCTGCTTGCTTTGTATATCAACGTTTCTCACTTTTCTGGTTTCCCTGATGCCGAATAGAGACTACTGCCATGTGCTTGTATGGTAGGTATGTTCTCTCGTGCAAGCGCAGAACGTATACGCTATTTGGCTGTGGACTGTAGTCTGTCCTGTCCAGGCGATGCCACAGTCACTTTTCCTCAGCCTCACCTTTGGCATCGTTTTGTTGCGTCCCTACCCTCATGTTCTGTTATAATAAGGCTTCATTCCACAGATAGCAGGTTTTCCTTTTCATTgcaatgaaaatgaacaaagagacagacGGAAACTTGATTTGCAAAATAAGTAAACCGTGTCCAAGTTTTTTCCCGCTTTACAGATAtgagtgtttgttgttttccagTCAATAGGAAACATGAGGTATAAAATTCATGTAGTTTACTTTTTTCTATCCTTACTTAGccagtagtaaaaaaaaaaaaatacatatatgatCTGATATATGTACACTTTCTGTTATATATCCATAAAAGCGTGGAGCCACTTCCccggagagaaagaaaagttcCCTAATCAAGGAAGCATTGGAGTATAAGATAGCAGAATTACACATTATGAAGACAAACAACAAGCTCATTAGCGTTAACACACAGTGTGCTAAGTGCCCGAGGAGCAATTCTCCAAACCCTTGAGGAAATTCCTATGGCCTGCTGTAATGTGCTGGGCTATATAACGTAATACTTTTATAGTAATTGGTCTTCTTAGTGCATATTCCTTATAGACTCCCTCAACAGGGCTTCAATCTCTTCCTACATCTATGTTTCTTATGGCATGTTTCAGAGATGGAAGGTATATCTGATGAGCACTCTGAAGCAATTAACAGCTTTTCCAAAAGTGGGCTCAGCCCCACAAAAACGCAGCTACCACTTGGGCTTTTTTTATGCGTATTTGTTTAACACTTTCCATCCTGGTATAGTCATCTGAACTGTGTGAGAAATTTCTCACAGATAGTGTGTAGGCAGCTGGAAAGGTTATTTGGGTGCGGACATGCCACAGTGGAAAACTCGTTTTTCTAGCCTGTGACGCCAACTCAAGCGCCTGAGTCATCTTGTATTTGGGTTAACTTTAAACTTGGCGTCCAAGACGGTGTAGATTTCAAACACGCAGCTTTGTTCTAAAATATAGTGAGCCGCCTATCTATTTACTGCCTACATAGGCTCCCGCCTTTTAAGGGAGCATTGTAACTGAAATAGAACCTCTTAAGCGACCGATTTGGAACGCTTTTCATAGGCAGCTACGCATATAGTGCTGAAGCAGGGAGCTTTAGTTTGATGTTAGCTTGATATTAAGGTAATGCGATACTCCTACAAGCACATGAAATGCATAGCacacaaataatgtatttttatgtacgATTTTCTCATGTTTAGCTGCCATACACGAAGGTGAGTTTGTCGCAGTGCATTCTGGTATTGCCATCTTTGTTAAAGGAATTAATAACAGCATTATGACGATGATCACCTTTTGGAACcgctttcacattttaaattgacttatgatgccttaaaatgcGATGAAAGAAGCTCACAGTATTTTGAAACAAAGCTCATGTGTCGTTTAACTGACGTAGTATTGTAGTGTGATTTTTGTCCTGACATGTCTCTGTTCGCTTTCAGGGACACCTCGGGACAAGGCAGATTCTGCACCATTTTCCGGTCGTACTCCAGGGGAGCGCAGGTAAAAGCACTTTTAGTGTTCGAGTTTCACCCTTTGTTCTCACTAGGAGGACCGACGTCGTACTAAGTGCTTTGCTGAAAGCAAAAATGGACATGGTGTTTACATAACAAAGGATATatcaatgtgtttatgtatagtTTGCTTCAAGAGTCTGAGTCCAACAAAGTGGGCTTGGAGtgtgttaaaatagttttgcgTTCAGTACAGTTCACGTCCTGTAAGTGCTGTTAACATCCCTCTTTACTGCATGAACAGGATACGGGTTAACAATACATGTTTGTTTGTCCTCTACAGGGGATCCTGTTGGTGTATGACATCACCAACCGCTGGTCGTTTGACGGGATAGACCGCTGGATCAGGGAGATTGATGAGGTACAATTAAGCTGCTCCTTAGGATAACAGGAAGTGAGATCGCTAAGATACCCATAGTCCTGTGGGCTATAAGCTTGTGACTGATAGATAGATGTCCCTACTTTACTGCATGCATATTATACTGCATATTATGCACACATGTGTGTTCATAAAAGAATATTGTTCAGTATTACAGCAAGCCGGACCCAGAATCGTAGTATACAGTGTCACTGTGACTCTCCTCTCCTTTCCTTCCCTTCCGTTCCTGTTGCTGTGTTTGATATCCAGAGAGGATGTCCTCTCTTACTACAGCCCCCTTCCTTTTAGGCTACTCTGTCACGgtctcttccttccttccttgtATGAGAATCGTGTTCTTGTGAATGTTTAAGTGGATATGTGTGGATATCTGCGCTTAGTGAGCGTGTGTTTGTCGCACACTGAAGATTTCTTCACACTAAGAGCTGCAGAAAGCACAAAGCGCACATACGACGGAAAGAGGGAGTGTGTTGTATTAGTTGGCAGCAGAGACTTAAACTTGAGGACTTTTGACCCGCTTTGGTAAATATTAGAATACTTAAGGCTCTGTTTTGACTTTGCCGCATTTACTTGAGTCAGATTTAagctgatgattcacagtgagTCATTTCATTACAGAATGAGCTTTGACCTTGCTGAGCTTCGGAAGGGTGCATGATGCAGTgcattgctttgctttgctcTGCTCAGTAAGCTTCAATTTAATGTAGGGAGGACATTTTTAAGGTCTCTCGCAGTCAGTtgataaacattttgtaatctAAGATATTTTGTTGTCTTGTCTAAGACAAGTTGAGGCATTTTTAGGTTTGTAGTTATGTTCACAAAATGTTTACACTACGGTTCTGATGTTAGCgattgggttagggttagggtctctctttatttaataaaaatgtatttacttcgtcatgtaatttattcttatatGGGGAAAAgcttttcagtgtcacacgatcctgtCAGAAGTTGCTGCTCAagcaatattaaatgtattatatatatgacttttacataataatgttatataatacagtttaaaatgtccttgattaaaatcaatcatttagttttaaatgctgAAGTAAATTTAGGCCACACTGTAATGCACAGtatgaaacatttatattatttttctgtatacaTTTCCTTTCAGGTTTGCTGAAGATTACATTAAACAGTGTTAAAGTATTAgtgttttaatgattaaatgaatgagcGTAATTATTCATTATCAACTAATAACTGATAGGATACATCTTTCAGAGCATTATTTGAGGTTCAAGATTGAagaataagatttatttaaaccCACTTGCTGCTGCTCAGTAGAGTGCTCTTTTCTCTGTGGACTTGAGAAAGGCACAGATATGACAGGCctcattgaataaataaatgagacagGCCAGCTGTGACACTGTTTGAGATTCACTCAGCCTGACAGGAGCGTGCATCTCCCTCGTTCTCATCTCTCCGGTCCTCCCATCCCCCTTTTGTAACCCACTTTCTCGTCTCCTTTTCTTTCAGCACGCACCTGGTGTACCCCGTATTCTTGTGGGTAACCGGCTGCACCTGGCATTCAAGCGTCAGGTCCCTACAGAACAGGCACGTGCGTACGCAGAAAAGAACGGCATGACGTTTTTCGAAGTGAGCCCTCTCTGCAACTTCAACGTCATTGAGTCGTTTACAGAGCTGTCGCGCATCGTGCTGATGAGGCATGGCATGGAGAAGTTTTGGAGGCCCAACAGAGGTGAGTCCTCGTCAAGCATGCCTTTTAATAGACCGATAATACATCTCTTCACTTTGAAATCAATGAAAAAGTGGAGAAAGGTCCATGCTTTCTGCACTTTTTAGATCACAGTCCAACAAACACAGTGGAAATCTTGGGTTTCAGCCTTCGGGGTGATGCAGGAAGACTGGCATGATCAGCATAGCTTTCCATTAGCATTGAAAACCGCACTGAATGTTGTCCAGAGCCACGTAATTAGAGGCAGAAGGCTTTCAGTGAAGCacttctttctctgtctgtttccaCTATTATGTGGGATTTTCCCTTGAGACCTCACAGCGCCTCAGATGAGCTGTTTAGCAGAAGCAGCGTCCTGCAGTTCTGAGATGGCAAGCGCTTTCAGCACACCTTTCAAAATTGCTCTCCTATTATATTCTGTTCTATTGTAAAATAACCTTTGATGCTGACgtggcattaaataaatgtatacttctACTACAAATCtgtaagattttgtttttaaaaaaaaatgtatacttgaaTTCAGCAACAGCAATTAAAATTGATCAGAGGTTTCagatatttagaatataattagAGTTACAGAATATCAGTTAcagtttttattgcaatttttaagcTTCAAGAATGAATTCTAACTTTTTATAATTGATAATGTGACATGTTGCTTGAGCGCCAAATTGGCAAATTAggctgatttctgaaggactatgtaacaagaataaattacattttaaaatatttcagttgcatttaaaatttcttattgcaaacaaatgcagccttagtgagagtaatattttttttttttttcaaaaacaacagtattgaccccaaacctttgaactatatttgaaatataatacattttaatattatattttgaaggcTTGCTGTCAGCACCCTGCCTGCTAAACATACCAAACGTCCTTCCTAGAGGTTTGTCCTCATAGAGCACATTCTAACACGGTTAACCAATATTCCCATGTCAGGCTTCCCATGTGAATCTCATTTGCATTCGACTCCATCTGAACAGAAATGCAGGCGGCGTGTTAACATCTGCTGAGGGAATgttgaataatttaaaacattctcaTTACTTTTGTAAAGAGAATATAAAATGATCTCAGCATGCAGATGCGCGGAGGCAGCTACTGTTGAATCCCTGGAGCATcacatgctttttttcctttgtttttataGTTCGATTATGTAAGCGTTCAGGTTTGTTCTGATCGTCTTTGTCTTGTAactcaagtgtgtgtgttttgtctgtgtCCTGTTGCAGTTTTCAGCCTGCAGGACTTGTGCTGCCGCGCCATTGTGTCCTGCACCCCCGTGCACCTAATCGATAAGCTGCCGCTTCCTGTGGCCATCAAGAGCCATCTGAAGTCGTTCTCCATGGCCAACGGCATGAATGCCGTCATGATGCACGGACGATCCTACTGCTAGCCAACGCCGCCGAGGCAGCAAAGGCAACAGCCTCAAACGCCCAAATCCATCCGCCGCCTCAGAGTCCGCCACAGAACTGCACCAGGAACAACTGTAAGATCTCCTAGCCTCTGGGCCCAGGGGGCGGGCTTCCTTCCCTTACATAACACTCAGGTGCACTCGGACAAACACACCAGGAAACCAACACGGGCTGGGCCAATGACGCGACAGGTGCGCCACCTCCGGGTGTGGGGAGAGCAGGATGTGAACAAACGCTTCCTGCCGCTACGGATGGCTACATTTCTCCCCTCACATTGCTGCAGTACAGTTGACTCCTCACTCACAGCTCGTGGATAAAAACAAACCCTTGGTCAGACTCTGATTTCGTTGCAGTGGCATGTTTCTTCTTCGCGCTAGCGCCCTCTACTGGAGAGTCCGTGCCGCTCTATAACCCCGCGTTGGCTGAGAGGCCTCGTTTTGAAGTTGTTTTATGGGCTTATAATACGCTTTGGTTTTGTTCTCGTTTGCTCATGCTCATTATCCTCAGCGCCTGCATATGGCgttcctctttttttgtttgctctttGCAGGGCCTGTTCTCCTGCAAATACTGAAGTACTCCTCGTCACATGGTCTTGCATGCTTGCCAGCGATGAGAGGGCTGATGCAAAATGACATGTAGTGCTTACGTATGAACtgatgtattaaaaatgtgatttgcaCTGCAGATTGGTGGTCTCTGAATTTGCTGGTCGTTTGCACAATGACTGTGTTGTTGAATGTGGACTGTGGGACCATCGGCGCGCAAGCATTTCCAGGCACCTTCTGTTCATTCACAATCTTTCCTCGCTGAAGATCCAGAAAGCGGTGATGTCGTCGGGTCAGAACTGTCTTCTCTTTAAACACAGATTACAGGAAATTTCTCCTCAGGGACAGTATCGGCAAAggggtttttttgtcttttgtttactCTGGGCTTCTCGCTttctctgcttttgttttttcctgcATGTCTTGTGGGAttatttgttgcatttacaATAGTTTTAAGCTTATACTGTAATGACCTTTTCTTCTCGTGTCCACAATTTAATACCACAACTGCCTTGCAGCCCGATTTTCTcactcaaacaaacacttttcagTACCAGTTTCCGCCCTTTACCAGCTAAAATGCCCGATAATTTCAAAGTTCTACCAGTTTTTTAGTGTTGCAGCATGAGTTCGAAAGTCAGGTTTTGCTCAAGCCCTTTAATCCGCATATACAGCATGGTTTCTCCTATAGATGTATGTCAGTATGAAGGATAATGAACCCGTTCGAGCTTGCTTCTAAATATCAAGCACAAACAAAGCAAGGGGAATCTACAGCACTTCCTTTTCGCTTCTCCCAGCGCATTTCTTCCAGGTCTGATGAGCCACAGTTGTCGAATAGAGGATGCCCTTCATTTCATCAAGCCTCCCAGCAGTCTTTTCCCCTTCTCTCCTCCGCCCCCTTCATCTCAGGGATGAGCCCTGGCCTCCAGCGGCACACCTGCCCGATGAAGCCCGTTTAAAGCGGGCTGAGTGACAGGCTGCCAGCAGGGGGCCTTTAAACTTTCCCAGAGGGCTGCGAGCTCTCGGTGTTTGACCTATAAGCTATTTGCTGCAGGCCTTTTGCAGTCGCTATAACCGATAGAATGATCCTGGCACATGTTGACTATGTGTTTTAGAGCAGTTGTGCGTATTGGTGTCCATCTGTTGGGTGACGTTAATGCTAAAGGGTCCACAGAAGGTGTTACTGCCCCCTCTCTTAATCTTTGAATACTCCCAAAAGGTTGTGGTAATAGAAATACTACAATGAagtgttgttttattctttttttgggCACCTGTAGGTATTAGTTTAACCCCATCGCCTGAGAGCAATGGTTGTTCTTCTCTGTTTTATGCACATTATATGGTGCAAAGAAATTCTGTGACTTAGTTAGAAGGTTCCATTTCaacttttttgtattgtaaagtgtttttcctctttgtAACTGAAGCCTCTCcgattatatttttaaaacacaacaagCTCATGGTTTTTAAGTCGGGCAGTGTGATGGGACCCTCCTGGTGTTGCCAAAGGAGTGGTCTCTAGTTCTGTG carries:
- the rab40c gene encoding LOW QUALITY PROTEIN: ras-related protein Rab-40C (The sequence of the model RefSeq protein was modified relative to this genomic sequence to represent the inferred CDS: substituted 1 base at 1 genomic stop codon), with the protein product MXAIMGTQGSPVKSYDYLLKFLLVGDSDVGKGEILDSLQDGSAESPYAYSSGIDYKTTTILLDGRRVKLELWDTSGQGRFCTIFRSYSRGAQGILLVYDITNRWSFDGIDRWIREIDEHAPGVPRILVGNRLHLAFKRQVPTEQARAYAEKNGMTFFEVSPLCNFNVIESFTELSRIVLMRHGMEKFWRPNRVFSLQDLCCRAIVSCTPVHLIDKLPLPVAIKSHLKSFSMANGMNAVMMHGRSYC